A stretch of Nymphalis io chromosome 29, ilAglIoxx1.1, whole genome shotgun sequence DNA encodes these proteins:
- the LOC126779671 gene encoding uncharacterized protein LOC126779671, which translates to MRPVYMSSKMKCKNNKKQLSKTTFKFCGHQGSLTSDFDNINKILHNKKLQLARGGGAWKIMPKDSCEVYKERRQRQLERNRQSSEKGSNKNYNNPEKKITKKPSRTARQNYKYGQRRLERKRRPSCSCCSSQTSCTCSTETETF; encoded by the exons atgcgTCCGGTGTACATGAGTagtaaaatgaaatgtaaaaataataaaaagcaattatCAAAAACAACATTTAAGTTCTGTGGTCATCAAGGAAGCCTCACATctgattttgataatattaataaaattttacataataag aaattacaGCTTGCAAGAGGCGGAGGTGCATGGAAAATAATGCCTAAAGATTCGTGTGAAGTTTATAAAGAACGACGTCAGCGGCAACTTGAGCGCAATCGACAATCAAGCGAGAAAGgcagtaataaaaattataataatcctGAGAAAAAGATAACTAAAAAGCCATCAAGAACAGCAAGACAGAATTACAAATATGGGCAAAGAAG GCTCGAACGGAAGCGACGTCCATCGTGTTCCTGTTGCAGTTCTCAGACGTCTTGTACATGCTCAACGGAGACAGAAACATTTTGA
- the LOC126779703 gene encoding V-type proton ATPase subunit e 2-like yields the protein MGASFVPITVFTVFWGVIGIVCPFFAPKGPNRGIIQVVLMLTAATCWLFWLCAYMAQMNPLIGPRLNNETLIWIAQTWGKPYKQ from the exons ATGGGTGCCTCATTCGTTCCCATCACGGTTTTCACCGTTTTCTGGGGTGTTATAGGAATCGTCTGTCCATTTTTCGCCCCTAAAGGTCCCAACAGAGG GATAATTCAAGTCGTATTGATGCTAACAGCAGCTACGTGTTGGTTATT CTGGCTGTGCGCGTACATGGCGCAAATGAACCCCCTTATTGGACCCAGATTGAACAACGAGACTCTTATTTGGATTGCTCAGACTTGG